One window of Lawsonibacter asaccharolyticus genomic DNA carries:
- a CDS encoding GMP synthase, with protein MSHQTVIVLDFGGQYNQLIARRVRECNVYCEVMPCTTPLSQLKAMDPIGIIFTGGPNSVYLDSSPHVDPEIFTWGVPILGICYGCQLMAHTLGGQVTEAQDDSAREYGKTQTYYDTTSPLFKGLPQEGISWMSHGDYMAKVPDGFALTAHSDSCPNVAIADEARGFYGVQFHPEVNHTQHGIDMIHNFLYEVCRAKGDWTMEDYCRTAIAQIREKIGGGKVLLALSGGVDSSVAAALLAEAVGSQLTCVFVDHGLMRKNEGDEVEAAFSKWDINFVRVDAEQRFLIKLAGVSEPEHKRKIIGEEFIRVFEEEAKKIGRVDYLVQGTIYPDVIESGAGDAAVIKSHHNVGGLPDYVDFKEIIEPLRLLFKDEVRQLGRELKLPEYLVMRQPFPGPGLAIRVIGDLTKDKLDRLRDADAIYREEIAAAGLGASINQYFAVLTNTRSVGVMGDGRTYDYTLALRAVTTSDFMTADWARIPYDVLDRISTRIVNEVQGINRIVYDITSKPPATIEWE; from the coding sequence ATGTCCCATCAGACCGTCATCGTTCTGGACTTCGGCGGCCAGTACAATCAGCTGATCGCCCGCCGGGTCCGGGAGTGCAATGTGTACTGCGAGGTCATGCCCTGCACCACGCCCCTTTCCCAACTGAAAGCCATGGACCCCATCGGCATCATCTTCACCGGCGGCCCCAACAGTGTGTATCTGGATTCCTCCCCCCACGTGGACCCGGAGATCTTCACCTGGGGAGTGCCCATCCTGGGCATCTGCTATGGCTGCCAGCTCATGGCCCACACCCTGGGCGGCCAGGTCACCGAGGCCCAGGACGATTCCGCTCGGGAATACGGCAAGACCCAGACCTACTACGACACCACCTCTCCCCTCTTCAAGGGCCTGCCTCAGGAGGGTATCTCCTGGATGAGCCACGGGGACTACATGGCCAAGGTGCCTGACGGCTTCGCTCTCACCGCCCACAGCGACAGCTGCCCCAATGTGGCCATTGCGGACGAGGCCCGGGGCTTCTATGGGGTCCAGTTCCACCCCGAGGTCAACCACACCCAGCACGGCATCGACATGATCCACAACTTCCTCTATGAGGTGTGCCGCGCCAAGGGCGACTGGACTATGGAGGACTACTGCCGGACCGCCATTGCTCAGATCCGGGAGAAGATCGGCGGCGGGAAAGTGCTGCTGGCCCTGTCCGGCGGAGTGGACTCCTCCGTAGCCGCGGCCCTGCTGGCCGAGGCGGTGGGCAGTCAGCTCACCTGCGTGTTTGTGGACCACGGCCTCATGCGGAAAAATGAGGGAGACGAGGTGGAGGCCGCCTTCTCCAAGTGGGACATCAACTTCGTCCGCGTGGACGCGGAGCAGCGCTTCCTCATCAAGCTGGCCGGGGTATCTGAGCCGGAACACAAGCGGAAGATCATCGGCGAGGAATTCATCCGGGTCTTTGAGGAGGAGGCCAAGAAGATCGGCCGGGTGGATTACCTGGTCCAAGGCACCATCTACCCAGACGTGATCGAGTCGGGAGCCGGAGATGCCGCCGTCATCAAGAGCCACCACAATGTAGGAGGGCTGCCCGACTACGTTGACTTCAAGGAGATCATCGAGCCCCTGCGTCTGCTGTTCAAGGATGAGGTCCGTCAGCTGGGTCGGGAGCTGAAGCTGCCGGAATATCTGGTGATGCGTCAGCCCTTCCCCGGTCCCGGCCTGGCCATCCGGGTCATCGGAGACTTGACCAAGGACAAGCTGGACCGCCTGCGGGACGCCGATGCCATTTACCGGGAGGAGATCGCCGCTGCCGGCCTGGGTGCCTCCATCAACCAGTATTTTGCCGTCCTCACCAACACCCGTTCGGTGGGTGTCATGGGTGACGGCCGGACCTATGACTATACCCTGGCCCTCCGTGCCGTCACCACCAGCGACTTCATGACCGCCGACTGGGCCCGAATCCCCTACGACGTACTGGACAGGATCTCTACCCGCATCGTCAATGAGGTCCAGGGCATCAACCGCATCGTCTACGACATCACAAGTAAACCCCCGGCCACCATCGAGTGGGAATGA
- a CDS encoding carbamoyl-phosphate synthase large subunit: protein MPKYTDIKKVLVLGSGPIVIGQAAEFDYAGTQACRALKEEGLEVVLINSNPATIMTDKDIADHVYIEPMNLPSITQIIEKERPDALLPNMGGQTGLNLAMALYENGTLEKYGVRLLGTSPASIHKAEDRQGFKDCMESIGQPCVTSKVVNTVEDAVSFTNEIGYPVIVRPAYTLGGTGGGIAYDEVSLREICDRGLNLSRVHEVLIERCIAGWKEIEFEVMRDSAGNVITICSMENIDPVGVHTGDSIVVAPTQTLANREFQMLRSAALDIISALEIEGGCNVQFALNPDSFEYAVIEVNPRVSRSSALASKATGYPIAKVAAKVALGYTLDEIPNAVTGKTTACFEPTIDYCVLKIPRLPFDKFTTASRTLGTQMKATGEVMAIANSFEGALMKAIRSLELNVRALKLDKLEGLYTDEIEDLLVQVTDERLFVVAEALRRGFSPQKINHITKMDIWFLDGFQRIIDMENELSRCKGEPDMDTLKRAKEMCFADSYIGTLCGMTQAQVKALRERYGIIPSFKMVDTCAAEFDAETPYYYSTYDGENEAVDNGSGKKKVLVLGSGPIRIGQGIEFDYCSVHSVWAFRRMGYETIIINNNPETVSTDFDVADKLYFEPLTAEDVQNIVELEKPWGAVVQFGGQTAIKLAKALTEMGVQILGTSADGVDAAEDRERFDEILEKCAIPRAKGRTVFTTQEALQAANELGYPVLVRPSYVLGGQGMEIAYSDRNIEEFMRIINLTVQEHPILIDKYLMGRELEVDGVFDGEDILIPGIMEHVERAGVHSGDSIAVYPPLHLEDKHRELILKHTKNMAKHLGVIGLINAQYILYNDDIYVIEVNPRSSRTIPYISKVTGVPIIDLATKVMLGQKLKDLEYGTGIYREADYYAVKAPVFSFEKLTDVDTGLGPEMKSTGEVLGLAETFPQALLKAFKGAGLKAPKRGGRIIITVKDEDKQEIVGIARGFEEMGIELFATSGTCDVLQEAGIECKRVNRVSQAHPNILDMIASGTVDLIINTPTKGRKHDTDGFRIRRSAVEHSVGCITAIDTARAILTVRQQSRSEDLTPIDITQI from the coding sequence ATGCCGAAGTACACCGATATCAAGAAGGTCCTGGTGCTGGGCTCCGGCCCCATCGTCATCGGCCAGGCCGCCGAATTCGACTATGCCGGCACCCAGGCCTGCCGCGCGCTGAAGGAGGAGGGCCTGGAGGTCGTCCTGATCAACTCCAACCCCGCCACCATCATGACGGATAAGGACATCGCCGACCACGTCTATATCGAGCCCATGAACCTGCCCTCCATCACTCAGATCATTGAGAAGGAGCGCCCTGACGCCCTTCTGCCCAACATGGGCGGCCAGACCGGCCTGAATCTGGCCATGGCGCTGTATGAGAACGGCACCCTGGAGAAGTACGGCGTGCGCCTGCTGGGCACTAGCCCCGCCTCCATCCACAAGGCGGAGGACCGCCAGGGCTTCAAGGACTGCATGGAGTCCATCGGCCAGCCCTGCGTCACCTCCAAGGTGGTCAACACCGTGGAGGATGCCGTCTCCTTCACCAACGAGATCGGCTACCCTGTGATCGTCCGCCCCGCCTATACCCTGGGCGGCACCGGCGGCGGCATCGCCTACGACGAGGTCTCCCTGCGGGAGATCTGCGACCGCGGCCTGAACCTGTCCCGGGTCCACGAGGTGCTCATCGAGCGGTGCATCGCCGGCTGGAAGGAGATCGAGTTCGAGGTCATGCGGGACTCCGCCGGCAACGTCATCACCATCTGCTCCATGGAGAACATCGATCCCGTGGGCGTCCACACCGGCGACTCCATCGTGGTGGCCCCCACCCAGACCCTGGCCAACCGGGAGTTCCAGATGCTCCGCTCCGCCGCCCTGGACATCATCTCCGCCCTGGAGATCGAGGGCGGCTGCAACGTGCAGTTCGCCCTGAACCCGGACTCCTTCGAGTATGCAGTCATCGAGGTCAATCCCCGTGTGTCCCGCTCTTCTGCCCTGGCCTCCAAGGCCACTGGCTACCCCATCGCCAAGGTGGCCGCCAAGGTGGCCCTGGGCTACACCCTGGACGAGATCCCCAACGCGGTGACCGGCAAGACCACCGCCTGTTTCGAGCCCACCATCGACTACTGCGTGCTGAAGATCCCCCGCCTGCCCTTTGACAAGTTCACCACCGCCAGCCGTACCCTGGGCACTCAGATGAAGGCCACCGGCGAGGTCATGGCCATCGCCAACTCCTTCGAGGGCGCGCTGATGAAGGCCATCCGCTCCCTGGAGCTGAACGTGCGGGCCCTGAAGCTGGACAAGCTGGAGGGCCTGTACACCGACGAGATCGAGGACCTGCTGGTCCAGGTCACCGACGAGCGTCTCTTTGTGGTGGCCGAGGCCCTGCGCCGCGGCTTCTCCCCCCAGAAGATCAACCACATCACCAAAATGGACATCTGGTTCCTGGACGGCTTCCAGCGGATCATCGACATGGAGAACGAGCTGTCCCGCTGTAAGGGTGAGCCCGATATGGACACCCTGAAGCGGGCCAAGGAGATGTGCTTCGCCGACAGCTATATCGGCACCTTGTGCGGCATGACCCAGGCCCAGGTGAAGGCCCTGCGGGAGCGGTACGGCATCATCCCCTCCTTCAAGATGGTGGACACCTGCGCCGCCGAGTTCGACGCCGAGACCCCCTATTACTACTCCACCTATGACGGAGAGAACGAGGCGGTGGACAACGGCTCCGGCAAGAAGAAGGTGCTGGTGCTGGGCTCCGGCCCCATCCGCATCGGCCAGGGCATCGAATTCGACTACTGCTCTGTCCACTCTGTGTGGGCCTTCCGCCGCATGGGCTATGAGACCATCATCATCAACAACAACCCCGAGACCGTCTCCACTGACTTCGATGTGGCGGACAAGCTGTACTTCGAGCCGCTGACCGCCGAGGATGTGCAGAACATCGTGGAGCTGGAGAAGCCCTGGGGCGCCGTGGTCCAGTTCGGCGGACAGACCGCCATCAAGCTGGCCAAGGCGCTGACTGAGATGGGGGTGCAGATCCTGGGCACCTCTGCCGACGGCGTGGACGCCGCCGAGGACCGGGAGCGTTTTGACGAGATTTTGGAGAAGTGCGCCATCCCCCGGGCCAAGGGCCGCACCGTCTTTACCACCCAGGAGGCCCTTCAGGCGGCCAATGAGCTGGGCTACCCTGTGCTGGTCCGGCCCTCCTACGTACTGGGCGGGCAGGGGATGGAGATCGCCTACTCCGACCGGAACATCGAGGAGTTCATGCGGATCATCAACCTGACCGTTCAGGAGCATCCCATTCTCATCGACAAGTACCTTATGGGCCGGGAGCTGGAGGTGGACGGCGTGTTCGATGGGGAGGACATCCTCATCCCCGGCATCATGGAGCATGTGGAGCGGGCCGGCGTCCACTCCGGCGACTCCATCGCGGTCTATCCCCCCCTCCACCTGGAGGACAAGCATCGGGAGCTGATCCTGAAGCACACCAAGAACATGGCCAAGCACTTGGGCGTCATTGGACTGATCAACGCCCAGTACATCCTCTATAACGACGACATCTATGTTATCGAGGTCAATCCCCGCTCCTCCCGCACCATCCCCTATATCTCCAAGGTCACCGGCGTGCCCATCATCGATCTGGCCACTAAAGTGATGCTGGGCCAGAAGCTGAAGGACCTGGAGTACGGCACCGGCATCTACAGGGAAGCCGACTACTACGCCGTCAAAGCCCCGGTTTTCTCCTTTGAAAAGCTCACTGACGTGGACACCGGCCTGGGCCCGGAGATGAAGTCCACCGGCGAGGTGCTGGGCCTGGCCGAGACCTTCCCTCAGGCCCTGCTGAAGGCCTTCAAGGGGGCCGGTCTGAAGGCGCCCAAGCGTGGCGGCCGTATCATCATCACTGTCAAGGACGAGGACAAACAGGAGATCGTGGGCATCGCCCGGGGCTTTGAGGAGATGGGCATCGAGCTCTTTGCCACCTCCGGCACCTGCGACGTGCTCCAGGAGGCGGGCATCGAGTGCAAGCGGGTCAACCGCGTCTCTCAGGCCCACCCCAACATTCTGGATATGATCGCCTCCGGCACCGTGGACCTGATCATCAACACTCCCACCAAGGGCCGCAAGCACGACACCGACGGCTTCCGCATCCGCCGCTCTGCGGTGGAGCACTCCGTGGGCTGCATCACCGCCATCGACACCGCCCGGGCCATCCTCACTGTCCGCCAGCAGAGCCGCAGCGAGGATCTTACCCCCATCGACATCACGCAGATCTGA
- a CDS encoding carbamoyl-phosphate synthase small chain: MKATLILANGSVFSGTSIGGTSDRICEMVFNTSMTGYQEILTDPSYAGQGVVMSYPLIGNYGVNHEDNESRRPWVEALVVRHLSPQGSNFRCEDTLDSYLKQYDITGIQGVDTRALTKILRSQGSMNGMLTCAEHFNVAEVMERLRSYEVKDTIRRVTRTEPEVFDAYGEETHLVAVMDYGVKQNIIECLRRRGCKVVALPAYTPASEVLSSGFDGVMLSNGPGDPAENTEIIAELRKLYDSTIPIFGVCMGHQLLALATGAKTGRLAYGHRGGNHPVRDLEKERVFITSQNHGYMVLSDTVDPAVAEVSHINVNDGTCEGLKYKRPNCFTTQFHPEANAGPKDTEYLFNRFIDSMGGAK, translated from the coding sequence ATGAAAGCGACTTTGATCCTGGCCAACGGAAGCGTTTTTTCCGGGACCAGCATCGGCGGCACCTCCGACCGGATCTGTGAGATGGTGTTCAACACCTCCATGACCGGCTATCAGGAGATCCTGACCGACCCCTCCTATGCTGGACAGGGCGTGGTGATGTCCTATCCCCTCATTGGCAATTACGGCGTCAACCACGAGGACAACGAGTCCCGCCGCCCTTGGGTGGAGGCCCTTGTTGTCCGCCATCTGTCTCCCCAGGGGAGTAATTTCCGCTGTGAGGACACACTGGACAGCTATCTGAAACAATACGACATTACCGGCATCCAGGGCGTGGATACCCGGGCACTGACGAAAATACTCCGCAGTCAGGGGAGCATGAACGGTATGCTCACCTGTGCGGAGCATTTTAATGTGGCCGAGGTCATGGAGCGGCTGCGCTCCTATGAGGTGAAAGATACCATCCGCAGGGTGACCCGGACCGAGCCCGAGGTGTTTGACGCCTATGGCGAGGAAACGCACCTGGTGGCCGTGATGGACTACGGCGTGAAGCAGAACATCATCGAGTGCCTGCGCCGCCGCGGCTGTAAGGTCGTGGCCCTGCCCGCCTACACCCCCGCCAGCGAGGTGCTCTCCAGCGGCTTTGACGGCGTGATGCTCTCCAACGGCCCCGGCGATCCCGCTGAGAACACTGAGATCATCGCAGAGCTGCGCAAGCTCTATGACAGCACCATCCCCATCTTCGGCGTGTGCATGGGCCACCAGCTTCTGGCCCTGGCCACCGGCGCCAAGACAGGCCGGCTGGCCTATGGCCACCGGGGCGGCAACCACCCCGTCCGTGACCTGGAGAAGGAACGTGTGTTCATCACCAGCCAGAACCACGGCTATATGGTCCTCTCTGACACGGTGGACCCCGCCGTGGCCGAGGTATCCCACATCAACGTCAACGACGGCACCTGCGAGGGACTGAAGTACAAGCGCCCCAACTGCTTTACCACTCAGTTCCATCCCGAGGCCAACGCCGGCCCCAAGGATACGGAATACCTCTTCAACCGCTTTATCGACTCCATGGGAGGTGCCAAGTAA
- a CDS encoding MATE efflux family protein has product MSQSTPLREFVRYSALSSCGMIAVSCYILADTFFVAQGLGTAGLAALNLAIPIYNFIHGTGLMLGMGGATKYSIHQSRGDPGGASRMFTGMLLLSVLFSIPFLLLGLFCSHGITVLLGADQAVFEMTRTYLQVLLLFAPATLVNDVLLCFVRNDGDPRLSMLATAAGSLANIVLDYIFIFPMGMGIFGAVLATGMSPVLGILILLPHCIRKKGDLRLVPCPLSPGPTASALSLGLPSLLAQLSSAVVMIAFNSIILGLEGNTGVAAYGVIANISLVVTAVYTGISQGIQPLVSTAHGQDRPGLIRQYLRYALITLLVLSAALYLLLFLFAGPVALIFNSEGDPRLQQIAEEGLRLYFTGALFAGFNIILSMYFTSVERALPAHITSLLRGFLLILPMAFLLAACWGMTGVWLAFPLTEAVTAALGAGFYALYARRGRARS; this is encoded by the coding sequence ATGTCACAGTCCACTCCTCTGCGGGAGTTTGTCCGCTACTCCGCCCTCAGCTCCTGCGGCATGATCGCGGTGTCCTGCTACATCCTGGCCGACACTTTCTTCGTGGCCCAGGGCCTGGGCACTGCCGGGCTGGCCGCCCTGAATCTGGCCATCCCCATCTACAACTTCATCCACGGCACCGGCCTGATGCTGGGGATGGGCGGGGCCACCAAATACTCCATTCATCAGAGCCGGGGGGACCCCGGCGGCGCTTCCAGGATGTTCACCGGCATGCTTCTTCTGTCCGTCCTCTTCTCCATCCCCTTCCTCCTGCTGGGCCTGTTCTGCTCCCATGGGATCACCGTCCTTCTGGGGGCCGACCAAGCTGTGTTTGAGATGACCCGGACCTATCTCCAGGTGCTGCTCCTCTTCGCCCCCGCCACCCTCGTCAACGACGTGCTGCTCTGCTTCGTCCGCAACGACGGGGACCCCCGGCTGTCCATGCTGGCCACTGCAGCAGGCAGCCTGGCCAACATCGTGCTGGACTACATCTTTATTTTCCCCATGGGGATGGGCATCTTCGGTGCGGTGCTGGCCACCGGGATGTCCCCCGTGCTGGGCATCCTCATCCTGCTTCCTCACTGTATCCGCAAAAAGGGAGATCTGCGCCTGGTCCCCTGCCCTCTCTCCCCCGGCCCCACAGCCTCTGCCCTCTCCCTGGGCCTGCCCTCCCTGCTGGCCCAGTTGTCCTCCGCCGTGGTCATGATCGCCTTCAACAGCATCATCCTGGGTCTGGAGGGCAACACGGGAGTGGCGGCCTACGGCGTCATCGCCAACATCTCCCTGGTGGTCACCGCCGTGTACACCGGCATCTCTCAGGGCATCCAGCCTCTGGTGAGCACCGCCCACGGCCAGGACCGTCCCGGTCTGATCCGCCAGTACCTGCGCTATGCCCTGATCACCCTCCTGGTCCTGTCCGCCGCCCTCTACCTCCTGCTGTTCCTCTTTGCCGGACCGGTGGCCCTGATCTTCAACAGTGAGGGGGACCCCCGGCTCCAGCAGATCGCCGAAGAGGGCCTGCGGCTCTATTTCACCGGCGCGCTCTTTGCCGGGTTCAACATCATCCTGTCCATGTATTTCACCTCGGTGGAGCGGGCCCTGCCTGCCCATATCACCTCCCTGCTGCGGGGTTTCCTCCTGATCCTCCCCATGGCCTTCCTGCTGGCCGCCTGCTGGGGCATGACGGGCGTCTGGCTGGCCTTCCCCCTCACCGAAGCCGTCACCGCGGCCCTGGGCGCTGGATTTTACGCCCTCTATGCCCGCAGGGGCAGGGCACGGTCGTAA
- a CDS encoding hypothetical protein (butyrate kinase) — protein MPERLLILNPGSTSTKAAVYDGTRPLFSRSIPHSNQDLAPFPTLNDQLDYRVALVRGLLAQERVDLSTLTAVVGRGGILPNIVAGGYQVNDALVDCLLHYPVFEHASNLGGVMALAFARPLVIPAYIYDAVTSDELLPEARITGFKGVTRTSFCHVLNARATAHKYAESRGLAYKDMNLVVAHLGGGISISAHSHGRIIDSVSDDAGPFSPDRSGSTNTLYVVDLCYSGKYTKAEMLKKLRGEGGMSALLGTHDCREIERRIQAGDERAALVYKAQALQIAKGVGTLLGCFTELIDAVILTGGLAYSKMLTDMVIGYLHNLARVVVIPGENEMEALALGGLRLLRGEEPVHTFAPACDLSVIP, from the coding sequence ATGCCGGAACGGCTGCTTATCCTGAACCCCGGCTCCACCAGCACCAAGGCGGCGGTGTATGACGGCACCCGGCCTCTCTTTTCCCGGAGCATCCCCCACTCCAATCAGGACCTTGCCCCCTTCCCCACCCTCAACGACCAGCTGGACTACCGGGTGGCCCTGGTCCGGGGCCTGCTGGCCCAGGAGCGGGTGGACCTGTCCACCCTCACCGCCGTGGTGGGCCGAGGCGGCATCCTGCCCAACATCGTGGCCGGGGGCTACCAGGTGAACGACGCCCTGGTGGACTGCCTGCTCCACTATCCGGTCTTTGAGCACGCCTCCAACCTGGGAGGCGTGATGGCCCTGGCCTTCGCCCGGCCCCTGGTCATCCCCGCCTACATCTATGACGCCGTCACCAGCGACGAGCTGCTGCCCGAGGCCCGGATCACCGGCTTCAAGGGGGTCACCCGCACCAGCTTCTGCCATGTGCTCAACGCCCGGGCCACCGCCCACAAGTACGCCGAGAGCCGGGGACTGGCCTATAAGGACATGAATCTGGTGGTAGCCCATCTGGGGGGCGGCATCAGTATCAGTGCCCACAGCCACGGCCGAATCATCGACTCGGTATCCGATGACGCCGGCCCCTTCTCCCCCGACCGCTCGGGAAGCACCAACACCCTCTATGTGGTGGACCTGTGCTACTCCGGCAAATACACCAAGGCGGAGATGCTGAAAAAGCTGCGGGGCGAGGGGGGCATGTCCGCCCTGCTGGGCACCCACGACTGCCGGGAGATCGAGAGGCGCATCCAGGCGGGAGACGAGCGGGCCGCCCTGGTGTACAAGGCCCAGGCCCTCCAGATCGCCAAGGGGGTTGGCACCCTGCTGGGCTGCTTCACCGAACTGATCGACGCAGTGATCCTCACCGGCGGGCTGGCCTATTCCAAGATGCTCACCGACATGGTCATCGGCTACCTCCACAACCTGGCCCGGGTAGTGGTCATCCCGGGGGAAAATGAGATGGAGGCCCTGGCCCTGGGCGGCCTGCGCCTGCTGCGGGGGGAGGAGCCGGTGCACACCTTCGCCCCCGCCTGCGATTTGTCTGTTATCCCGTAG
- a CDS encoding AMP-binding protein has product MKSGGIAAFWKGPRQMPITDLLERNHKLYGGETALVEINPEIQEKHRVTWKEYELIEPASTVPYRREITWGVFDEKANRVANMLLSRGVKKGDKVAILLMNCLEWLPIYFGILKAGAIAVPLNFRYTAQEIEYCVQLADVDVLLFGPEFIGRVEDVAPSLSRGRLLFFVGENCPSFAEDYHTATANCSSEPPKVLIQDEDDAAIYYSSGTTGFPKAILLKHQALLQSARMEAVHHETCHEDVFLCIPPLYHTGAKMHWFGSLFTGSRAVLLKGNSPKAIFDAVSNEGCTIVWLLVPWCQDILSSLDRGELKLEDYRLSQWRLMHIGAQPVPPSLIKHWMSYFPHHQYDTNYGLSESTGPGCVHLGLGNLHKVGAIGVPGCGWKVKITDENDQPVPFGQVGELCVKGPGVMVCYYHNPEATAEVLKDGWLHTGDMAKQDEDGFYFLVDRKKDVIISGGENLYPVQIEDFLAAYPKVHDVAVIGLPDKRLGEIAAAIIQIKEGMTCTESEINQFCTDLPRYKRPRKIIFAPVPRNATGKIEKPKLREQYCGVRLVEAQNRG; this is encoded by the coding sequence ATGAAGTCAGGCGGCATCGCCGCCTTTTGGAAAGGACCGAGGCAAATGCCCATTACCGACCTGCTGGAGCGCAATCACAAGCTCTACGGCGGCGAGACTGCCCTGGTGGAGATCAACCCGGAGATCCAGGAAAAGCACCGGGTCACGTGGAAGGAATATGAGCTCATCGAGCCCGCATCCACCGTCCCCTACCGCCGGGAGATCACCTGGGGCGTCTTCGACGAGAAGGCCAACCGGGTGGCCAACATGCTCCTCTCCCGCGGGGTAAAGAAGGGGGACAAGGTGGCTATCCTGCTGATGAACTGCCTGGAGTGGCTGCCCATCTATTTCGGCATTCTGAAGGCCGGAGCCATCGCCGTCCCTCTGAACTTCCGCTACACCGCCCAGGAGATCGAGTACTGCGTCCAGCTGGCCGACGTGGATGTGCTCCTCTTCGGCCCGGAGTTCATCGGCCGGGTGGAGGACGTGGCGCCCTCCCTGTCCCGGGGCCGCCTGCTCTTCTTTGTGGGAGAGAACTGCCCCTCCTTTGCCGAGGACTACCACACCGCCACCGCCAACTGCTCCAGTGAGCCCCCTAAGGTGCTCATCCAGGATGAGGATGACGCGGCCATCTACTACTCCTCCGGCACCACCGGCTTCCCCAAGGCCATCCTCCTCAAGCACCAGGCCCTGCTCCAGTCCGCCCGGATGGAGGCCGTCCACCACGAGACCTGTCACGAGGACGTATTCCTCTGCATCCCGCCCCTGTACCACACCGGCGCCAAGATGCACTGGTTCGGCTCCCTGTTCACCGGCAGCCGGGCCGTCCTGCTCAAGGGCAACTCCCCCAAGGCCATCTTCGATGCCGTCTCCAACGAGGGCTGCACCATCGTCTGGCTGCTGGTGCCCTGGTGCCAGGACATTTTGTCCTCCCTGGACCGTGGTGAGCTGAAGCTGGAGGACTACCGCCTGTCCCAGTGGCGGCTGATGCACATCGGCGCCCAGCCGGTGCCCCCCTCCCTCATCAAGCACTGGATGAGCTATTTCCCCCATCACCAGTACGACACCAACTACGGCCTGTCCGAGTCCACCGGACCGGGCTGCGTCCACCTGGGCCTGGGCAATCTCCATAAGGTGGGGGCCATCGGCGTCCCCGGCTGCGGCTGGAAGGTGAAGATCACCGACGAGAACGACCAGCCCGTCCCCTTCGGCCAGGTGGGGGAGCTGTGTGTGAAGGGCCCCGGCGTCATGGTGTGCTACTACCACAATCCGGAGGCCACCGCCGAGGTGCTCAAGGACGGCTGGCTCCACACCGGCGACATGGCCAAGCAGGATGAGGACGGCTTCTACTTCTTAGTGGACCGGAAAAAGGACGTCATCATCTCCGGCGGCGAGAACCTGTACCCGGTGCAGATCGAGGACTTCCTGGCCGCCTACCCCAAGGTCCACGACGTGGCCGTCATCGGCCTGCCCGACAAGCGGTTGGGGGAGATCGCCGCCGCCATCATCCAGATCAAAGAGGGCATGACCTGCACAGAGAGCGAGATCAACCAGTTCTGCACTGACCTGCCCCGGTACAAGCGCCCCCGGAAGATCATCTTCGCCCCCGTCCCCCGTAACGCCACCGGCAAGATTGAAAAGCCCAAGCTGCGGGAGCAGTATTGCGGCGTCCGCCTGGTGGAGGCCCAGAACCGAGGATGA